In one Desulfoferula mesophila genomic region, the following are encoded:
- a CDS encoding hydrogenase iron-sulfur subunit, producing MSEEFEPRILAYCCQWCSYAAADLAGSMRLQYPPNVRIIQVPCTGRVDLLYLLRALEDGADGVFLSGCLLDDCHYVNGNYKALKRVEKAKEMLEALGIEPERVEMFFNSSAMGPQFAQTCNDFTERIRQLGPLYPQPRQAAAGA from the coding sequence ATGTCCGAGGAATTCGAGCCCAGGATACTGGCCTATTGCTGCCAGTGGTGCTCCTATGCCGCCGCCGACTTGGCTGGCAGCATGCGCCTGCAATACCCGCCCAACGTGCGCATCATCCAGGTTCCCTGTACCGGGCGGGTGGATCTGCTGTATTTGCTGCGCGCCCTGGAAGACGGAGCGGACGGGGTGTTTCTGTCGGGCTGCCTGCTGGACGATTGCCATTACGTCAACGGCAATTACAAGGCGCTCAAACGGGTGGAAAAGGCCAAGGAGATGCTCGAGGCCCTGGGCATCGAGCCCGAGCGGGTGGAGATGTTCTTCAATTCCTCGGCCATGGGCCCCCAGTTCGCCCAGACCTGCAACGATTTTACCGAGAGAATACGCCAGCTGGGGCCGCTGTACCCCCAGCCCCGACAAGCCGCCGCGGGAGCCTAG
- a CDS encoding alkaline phosphatase — MLTLPLSAPGAPPPRNFIVMIADGCGSEQYTLARWYKGAPLALDTMAVGQVRTYIANSVIADSAPAATAFATGVRSGQRVIGMAPAETTLPGLPAPAEPYRPLATVAEGARLAGKSVGLVATSRLSHATPAAYLAHVPSRYQESDIMEQMLHQGATVLLGGGRRLCLPQAQGGKRGDGQDLWARLSGRGYQLPRSAEELAQAKPGKVAGFFAGSHLAAEIDRPTLAPGQPTLEAMTAKALEILDANPKGFFLMVEGSQIDWACHANDPAHLIGDLLMFDRAVQVALDFAKKDGHTLVLAFSDHNTGGMTLGNASTQIDYMTTGLEQMLAPLRAMRMSAPAIWRTMGDNPNPVKLRRALREHWGAAVSPSEAQAMIAAASQAKLYPKKYEPWFGVGEIFCRSHTVVGWTTHGHTGGDVPLFAYGPGSPHGTLDGPQLGRFTAQALGLDLKALSQRLFVEAQQAFGPERVSLRQEASGQRVVEIRRQGGAARLPLNQNRLLLDGREIALEGVVVYAEPTGKIYLPRQAVELIKAPKP; from the coding sequence TTGCTCACCCTCCCTCTGTCCGCCCCCGGCGCCCCGCCCCCCCGCAACTTCATTGTGATGATCGCCGACGGTTGCGGCAGCGAGCAATACACCCTGGCCCGCTGGTACAAGGGCGCGCCCCTGGCCCTGGACACCATGGCCGTGGGCCAGGTGCGCACCTACATCGCCAACTCGGTGATAGCCGATTCGGCCCCGGCGGCCACCGCCTTTGCCACGGGGGTGAGGAGCGGCCAGAGGGTCATCGGCATGGCCCCGGCCGAAACCACCCTGCCCGGCCTGCCCGCCCCGGCCGAGCCCTACCGCCCCCTGGCCACGGTGGCCGAAGGGGCCCGCCTGGCCGGCAAGTCGGTGGGCTTGGTGGCCACCTCGCGCCTGAGCCACGCCACCCCGGCGGCCTATCTGGCCCATGTGCCCTCCCGCTACCAGGAAAGCGACATCATGGAGCAGATGCTGCATCAGGGGGCCACGGTGCTCCTGGGCGGCGGCCGCCGCCTTTGCCTGCCCCAGGCCCAGGGCGGCAAGCGCGGCGACGGGCAAGACCTGTGGGCCCGGCTTTCCGGCCGGGGCTACCAACTGCCCCGGAGCGCCGAGGAGCTGGCCCAGGCAAAGCCGGGCAAGGTGGCGGGCTTTTTCGCGGGCAGCCATCTGGCCGCCGAGATCGACCGCCCCACCCTGGCCCCCGGGCAGCCCACCCTGGAGGCCATGACCGCCAAGGCGCTGGAAATCCTTGACGCCAACCCCAAGGGCTTCTTTTTGATGGTGGAGGGCAGCCAGATCGACTGGGCCTGCCACGCCAACGACCCGGCCCACCTGATCGGCGATTTGCTCATGTTCGACCGGGCGGTGCAGGTGGCCCTGGATTTCGCCAAAAAAGACGGCCACACCCTGGTGCTGGCCTTTTCCGACCACAACACCGGGGGCATGACCCTGGGCAACGCCTCCACCCAGATCGACTACATGACCACCGGCCTGGAGCAAATGCTGGCCCCGCTCAGGGCCATGCGCATGTCCGCCCCGGCCATCTGGCGCACCATGGGCGACAACCCCAACCCGGTGAAGCTGCGCCGGGCCCTGCGGGAACACTGGGGCGCGGCGGTAAGCCCCTCCGAGGCCCAGGCCATGATCGCCGCCGCGAGCCAGGCCAAGCTCTACCCCAAGAAATACGAGCCCTGGTTCGGCGTGGGCGAGATATTCTGCCGCTCCCACACCGTGGTGGGCTGGACCACCCACGGCCACACCGGCGGCGACGTGCCCCTGTTCGCCTACGGGCCGGGCAGCCCCCACGGCACCTTGGACGGCCCCCAACTGGGCCGCTTCACCGCCCAGGCCCTGGGTCTGGACCTGAAGGCGCTTAGCCAGAGGCTGTTCGTGGAGGCGCAGCAGGCCTTCGGCCCCGAGCGGGTGAGCCTGCGGCAAGAGGCCTCGGGCCAGAGGGTGGTGGAGATAAGACGCCAGGGCGGCGCTGCCCGCCTGCCGCTCAACCAAAACCGGCTGCTGCTGGACGGGCGCGAGATCGCCCTGGAAGGGGTGGTGGTCTATGCCGAACCCACCGGCAAGATCTACCTGCCCCGCCAGGCGGTGGAGCTTATCAAGGCCCCAAAGCCCTAG
- the upp gene encoding uracil phosphoribosyltransferase, translating into MAVFVVDHPLVRHKLGLLRKHDLSTSSFRALASEVSLLLTYEATKDLTTEPKTIRGWAGKVEVEEIKGKKITVVPILRAGLGLMDGVLDMIPGAKVSVVGFYRNEETLQPVQYYVKLAKHMKHRMALILDPMLATGGTLTATIELLKQAGCTQIRGIFLVAAPEGIARVEAAHPDVDIYTASVDDGLDENGYILPGLGDAGDKIFGTK; encoded by the coding sequence TTGGCTGTTTTCGTCGTCGACCACCCCCTGGTCCGCCACAAGCTGGGACTTTTGCGCAAGCACGACCTGAGCACCTCCAGCTTCCGGGCCCTGGCCAGCGAGGTGAGCCTCTTGCTCACCTACGAAGCCACCAAGGACCTGACCACCGAGCCCAAGACCATTCGGGGCTGGGCGGGCAAGGTGGAGGTGGAGGAGATCAAGGGCAAGAAGATCACCGTGGTGCCCATCCTGCGGGCCGGCCTGGGCCTCATGGACGGGGTGCTGGACATGATCCCCGGAGCCAAGGTGAGCGTGGTGGGCTTTTACCGCAACGAAGAGACCTTGCAGCCGGTGCAGTATTACGTCAAGCTGGCCAAGCACATGAAGCACCGCATGGCCCTGATCCTGGACCCCATGCTGGCCACCGGCGGCACCCTGACGGCCACCATCGAGCTGCTCAAGCAGGCGGGCTGCACCCAGATCCGGGGCATCTTCCTGGTGGCCGCGCCCGAGGGCATCGCCCGGGTGGAGGCCGCCCACCCCGACGTGGACATCTACACCGCCTCGGTGGACGACGGCCTGGACGAAAACGGCTACATCCTGCCCGGCCTGGGCGACGCGGGGGACAAGATCTTCGGAACCAAATAG
- a CDS encoding uracil-xanthine permease family protein produces the protein MSELSNPDYHFSPKGLLLGAQMLFVAFGALVLVPLLTGLNPNVALFTAGAGTLLFQIITKGKVPVFLASSFAFIAPIIYGTQTWGVPGTLCGLAAAGGLYVIISFVVRIGGPDILKRVLPPVVTGPVIMVIGLVLAPVAVNMALGKTGDGSAVLFPQSTALIISLVSLAVTITVSLLAKGWLRLVPILVGIGVGYALALFYGIVDFSSVAKAPWLAMPAFTLPTWNLEAVLYIVPIAIAPAIEHFGDILAIGGITGRDYLKEPGIKNTMLGDGLATSLASFLGGPPNTTYSEVTGAVALTRAFNPAIMTWAAIVAMALAFVGKLGAFLLTIPAPVMGGIMVLLFGAIMVVGVNTLVRAGHDLMHPRNMTIVALIVIFGTGGMALPIGTFKLAGIGLAGVLGVVLNLVLPGRKAADASLCAPGEAKPDERILVD, from the coding sequence ATGAGCGAGCTTTCCAATCCCGATTACCATTTTTCGCCCAAGGGCCTCCTGCTGGGAGCCCAGATGCTTTTCGTGGCCTTCGGGGCCCTGGTGCTGGTGCCCCTACTCACCGGCCTCAACCCCAACGTGGCCCTGTTCACCGCCGGGGCGGGCACCCTGCTGTTCCAGATCATCACCAAGGGCAAGGTGCCGGTTTTCCTGGCCAGCTCCTTCGCCTTCATCGCCCCGATCATCTACGGCACCCAGACCTGGGGGGTGCCGGGCACCCTGTGCGGCCTGGCCGCGGCCGGCGGGCTCTACGTGATCATCAGCTTCGTGGTGCGCATCGGCGGGCCGGACATTCTCAAGAGGGTGTTGCCCCCGGTGGTCACCGGCCCGGTGATCATGGTTATCGGCCTGGTCCTGGCCCCGGTGGCGGTCAACATGGCCCTGGGCAAGACCGGCGACGGCTCGGCGGTGCTTTTCCCCCAAAGCACCGCCCTGATCATCTCCCTGGTGTCGCTGGCGGTTACCATCACCGTGTCCCTGCTGGCCAAAGGCTGGCTGCGCCTGGTGCCCATCCTGGTGGGCATCGGCGTGGGCTACGCCCTGGCGCTTTTCTACGGCATCGTGGACTTTTCCTCGGTGGCCAAGGCCCCCTGGCTGGCGATGCCGGCCTTCACCCTGCCCACCTGGAACCTGGAGGCGGTTCTCTACATCGTGCCCATCGCCATCGCCCCGGCCATCGAGCACTTCGGCGACATCCTGGCCATCGGGGGCATCACCGGCCGCGACTACCTCAAGGAGCCGGGCATCAAGAACACCATGCTGGGCGACGGGCTGGCCACCAGCCTGGCCTCTTTTCTGGGCGGCCCGCCCAACACCACCTATTCCGAGGTGACCGGCGCGGTGGCCCTCACCCGGGCCTTCAACCCGGCCATCATGACCTGGGCAGCCATCGTGGCCATGGCCCTGGCCTTCGTGGGCAAGCTGGGGGCCTTCTTGCTCACCATTCCCGCCCCGGTGATGGGCGGCATCATGGTGCTCTTGTTCGGGGCCATCATGGTGGTGGGGGTCAACACCCTGGTCCGGGCCGGGCACGACCTCATGCACCCCAGGAACATGACCATCGTGGCCCTGATCGTCATCTTCGGCACCGGAGGCATGGCCCTGCCCATCGGCACCTTCAAGCTGGCGGGCATCGGCCTGGCCGGGGTGCTGGGGGTGGTTTTGAACCTGGTGTTGCCCGGGCGCAAGGCGGCCGACGCCTCTCTGTGCGCCCCTGGCGAGGCCAAGCCCGACGAGCGCATCCTGGTGGACTGA
- a CDS encoding MFS transporter, translated as MDAKALILLILAHLVTDTTTGALPAFLPILKQVHSLSYAQAGALIMVMNLTSSVIQPLFGDLTDRLSLRWLVPAGVAISGLSFGLVGLCPSYLALMAVVVFSGLGVASFHPEAFKGVLGSAGSRKVVGVSWFMVGGNAGLALGPVMIMAFYAWGGMHGTLLFSLPGLAAAGAIVAYWRHLTHKNGKTPQREAAAQRKPLRGRLKPLGILMGAVTLRAWVHTGIATFIPFYYVNVLHGDAVTGGSLLTVFLAAGAVGTLAGAPLAEKVGPKLFFVVSIAVITPLMIWLQMLQPGLMLYIVLALVGGVLLSTWSVVIVMGQQILPDRAGTVSGLLVGFAMGLGGIGATLMGAVADQWGVATVMHIVTVLPLLSALVALFIPAGERGYAQTGQA; from the coding sequence ATGGACGCCAAAGCCCTCATCCTGTTGATCCTGGCCCACCTGGTCACCGACACCACCACCGGTGCCCTGCCCGCCTTTTTGCCCATACTCAAGCAGGTGCATTCCCTGAGCTACGCCCAGGCCGGAGCCCTGATCATGGTGATGAACCTCACCTCCTCGGTGATCCAGCCCCTGTTCGGCGACCTCACCGACCGCCTCAGCCTGCGCTGGCTGGTGCCGGCGGGGGTGGCGATTTCCGGGCTGAGCTTCGGGCTGGTGGGGTTGTGCCCCAGCTACCTGGCCCTGATGGCGGTGGTGGTGTTCTCCGGCCTGGGGGTGGCCAGCTTCCACCCCGAGGCCTTCAAGGGAGTGCTGGGCTCCGCCGGATCGCGCAAGGTGGTGGGGGTGAGCTGGTTCATGGTGGGGGGCAACGCGGGCCTGGCCCTGGGCCCGGTTATGATCATGGCCTTCTACGCCTGGGGCGGCATGCACGGCACCCTGCTGTTCAGCCTGCCCGGCCTGGCGGCGGCCGGAGCCATCGTGGCCTATTGGCGCCACCTGACCCACAAGAACGGCAAGACTCCCCAGCGGGAGGCCGCGGCCCAGCGCAAGCCGCTGCGGGGCCGGCTCAAGCCCCTGGGCATCCTCATGGGCGCGGTGACCCTCCGGGCCTGGGTGCACACCGGCATCGCCACCTTCATACCCTTTTATTACGTCAACGTGCTGCACGGCGACGCGGTGACCGGCGGCTCCCTGCTGACCGTCTTTTTGGCCGCCGGGGCGGTGGGCACCCTGGCCGGTGCCCCCTTGGCCGAGAAGGTGGGCCCCAAGCTCTTCTTCGTGGTGAGCATCGCGGTGATCACCCCCCTGATGATCTGGCTGCAGATGCTCCAGCCGGGCCTGATGCTCTATATCGTGCTGGCCCTGGTGGGCGGGGTGCTGTTGTCCACCTGGTCGGTGGTCATCGTCATGGGCCAGCAGATCCTGCCCGACCGGGCAGGCACCGTGTCGGGCCTGTTGGTGGGCTTCGCGATGGGCCTGGGCGGCATCGGAGCCACCCTCATGGGGGCGGTGGCCGACCAGTGGGGCGTGGCCACGGTGATGCACATCGTCACCGTGCTGCCCCTGCTCAGCGCCCTGGTGGCCCTGTTCATCCCCGCCGGGGAACGCGGCTACGCCCAGACCGGCCAGGCCTAG
- a CDS encoding cupin domain-containing protein: protein MKVVSPDNAEHYTWGEICDGWHLLKSEALSVIEERVPPGGAEAHHYHRRSQQFLYVLSGQATMVLPGETVTIAARQGLAVPPGTPHRLLNQGGEDLCFLVVSTPPSHQDRVPMD from the coding sequence ATGAAAGTCGTCAGCCCGGATAACGCCGAACACTACACCTGGGGCGAAATCTGCGACGGTTGGCACCTGCTCAAATCGGAGGCCCTCAGCGTGATCGAAGAACGCGTACCTCCCGGCGGGGCCGAGGCGCACCACTACCACCGGCGCTCCCAGCAGTTTTTATACGTCCTGTCCGGCCAGGCCACCATGGTGTTGCCGGGTGAAACCGTCACCATCGCCGCCCGCCAGGGCCTCGCCGTGCCGCCGGGCACCCCCCACCGCCTGCTCAACCAGGGAGGGGAGGATCTTTGTTTCCTGGTGGTCTCCACTCCCCCGAGCCACCAGGACCGGGTACCGATGGATTAG
- a CDS encoding universal stress protein: protein MPADQMEIKKIVAAIDLSKYSEDTFLHALMLARALGAKLVLLNVIDTRYLDTLAQYDVEGLDRDKIIRETVDAHRESIEKDYLTRSQGVDIEVMFKHGLPWEEVIHAVKEMGTDLLVVGSKGHSDVAGVLFGSVAEKLQRHAPCPVLVVRGPEHMRAAK from the coding sequence ATGCCCGCCGATCAAATGGAAATTAAGAAGATAGTTGCCGCCATAGATCTTTCCAAATACTCCGAGGACACCTTCCTGCACGCCCTGATGCTGGCCAGAGCCCTGGGCGCCAAGCTGGTCCTGCTCAACGTCATCGATACCCGCTATCTGGACACCCTGGCGCAATACGACGTGGAGGGCCTGGATCGCGACAAGATCATCCGGGAAACCGTCGACGCGCACCGGGAGTCGATCGAAAAAGACTACCTGACGCGGTCCCAGGGCGTGGACATCGAGGTCATGTTCAAACATGGCCTTCCCTGGGAAGAGGTAATCCACGCCGTAAAAGAAATGGGGACGGACCTCTTGGTGGTGGGCAGCAAGGGGCACAGCGACGTGGCCGGGGTGCTCTTTGGCAGCGTGGCGGAAAAACTGCAGCGCCATGCCCCCTGCCCGGTGCTGGTGGTGCGCGGCCCCGAGCATATGCGCGCCGCCAAATAA
- a CDS encoding DUF6515 family protein, with amino-acid sequence MLRLDKAPRSAMLIVFAVLSLCILGLASPAAAQGRGGGHGGGWGGGPGRGPGYGPGGPGWYGRPPAGHYRVVYRGAPYWFWGGRYYRPWRGAYWPVFPPLGLTIGVLPAGFRVVLFGGVNYYTYGGVYYRPAPGGYVVVSPPVAVTSPGVLSAPNGVVAPAQGSSGVATVISQALNVRSGPGLAYPVVQVVNLGVDLAIQGRSGSWVYVRTPGGVMGWVSQDYVTQSAVGASG; translated from the coding sequence ATGTTGCGCTTAGACAAAGCCCCTCGCAGCGCCATGCTCATAGTATTTGCCGTCCTGAGCCTTTGCATCCTTGGCCTTGCCTCGCCCGCCGCGGCCCAGGGGCGCGGCGGCGGCCACGGCGGCGGTTGGGGAGGCGGGCCCGGCCGCGGCCCCGGATATGGCCCCGGCGGACCCGGCTGGTACGGACGGCCGCCCGCGGGCCATTACCGGGTGGTGTACCGGGGCGCCCCCTACTGGTTCTGGGGCGGGCGCTACTACCGGCCCTGGCGGGGAGCCTATTGGCCCGTGTTTCCGCCGTTGGGCCTGACGATCGGCGTCCTGCCTGCCGGTTTCCGGGTGGTGCTATTCGGCGGGGTCAATTATTATACCTACGGCGGGGTTTACTACCGGCCCGCGCCGGGGGGCTACGTGGTGGTGTCGCCTCCCGTGGCCGTGACCTCTCCCGGCGTGCTCAGCGCCCCCAACGGCGTGGTGGCTCCGGCCCAAGGCTCCTCCGGCGTGGCCACGGTCATCTCCCAGGCCTTGAACGTGCGTAGCGGTCCCGGCCTGGCCTACCCGGTGGTGCAGGTGGTCAACCTGGGGGTCGACCTGGCCATCCAGGGGCGCAGCGGTTCCTGGGTCTACGTGCGCACTCCGGGCGGCGTGATGGGCTGGGTGTCCCAGGATTACGTCACCCAGAGCGCGGTGGGAGCCAGCGGATAG
- a CDS encoding gamma carbonic anhydrase family protein, whose product MALYEFEGKTPRVDPGAYVHPQATLIGEVSVAAGCFIGAGAALRGDLGRIEVGRGSNVQENCVLHMNPGRAVIIGQGVIVGHGAILHDALVYDRAFIGMAAVLLAGVKVGAEAMVAAGSFLPTGMEVPPAHLAQGNPAQIKGPLSERRLAATAQGLKIYQELTERCLRGMKRVG is encoded by the coding sequence TTGGCGCTCTATGAATTCGAAGGCAAGACGCCCCGGGTGGACCCCGGCGCCTACGTGCATCCCCAGGCGACGCTCATCGGCGAGGTGAGCGTGGCGGCGGGCTGCTTCATCGGAGCCGGGGCGGCGCTACGGGGCGATCTGGGGCGCATCGAGGTGGGCCGGGGCAGCAACGTGCAGGAAAACTGCGTGCTGCACATGAACCCCGGCCGGGCGGTGATAATCGGCCAAGGGGTGATCGTGGGCCACGGGGCCATCCTGCACGATGCGCTGGTCTATGACCGGGCCTTCATCGGCATGGCGGCGGTGCTCCTGGCCGGGGTCAAGGTGGGGGCCGAGGCCATGGTGGCCGCGGGCTCTTTTTTGCCCACCGGCATGGAGGTGCCCCCCGCTCACCTGGCCCAGGGCAACCCGGCCCAGATCAAGGGCCCGCTCAGCGAGCGGCGCCTGGCGGCCACCGCCCAGGGGCTAAAGATCTACCAGGAACTCACCGAGCGCTGCCTGCGCGGCATGAAGCGGGTGGGCTGA
- a CDS encoding cyclase family protein, with product MRQSLVKLVLLLLVTVAFLSVAGQAMAENKYMPKPSKWGPDDQIGNANYLTPKKVMEAVKLVKEGKVFDLGNEYYKGFPAYPPRDVFVWLLVHGLTVDPPRGYDKATDMEEFVAMSTGLSTQLDGFAHVGHNHVFYNATPQKDIVAASGAKKFGMETVPPLVTRAVLVDMVDYFGRNLGDAEEISLKDFEACLAKHKLTIQPGDAVLVNTGWMRLLGKEDKRFASSNPGISEDVAWYLVGKGVVGVGTDQWCTEVYPHKGFPKDLYNAAFLPGHVALLGNGIYQFQNLRLADLAAACKKDGKYAFFFNFTHPKIKGTVQGIGQPIAIK from the coding sequence GTGAGACAGAGTCTGGTTAAGCTGGTTCTACTTCTTCTGGTGACTGTTGCGTTCTTGTCCGTGGCCGGACAAGCCATGGCGGAAAACAAGTACATGCCCAAACCCTCTAAATGGGGACCGGACGACCAGATCGGCAACGCCAATTACCTGACCCCCAAGAAGGTCATGGAGGCGGTAAAGCTGGTCAAGGAGGGCAAGGTCTTCGACCTGGGCAACGAGTATTACAAGGGTTTCCCCGCCTACCCCCCCCGCGACGTTTTTGTTTGGCTGTTGGTCCACGGCCTGACGGTGGACCCCCCGCGCGGCTACGACAAGGCCACGGACATGGAGGAATTCGTGGCCATGTCCACCGGCCTGTCCACCCAGTTGGACGGCTTCGCCCACGTAGGGCACAACCACGTCTTTTATAACGCCACCCCCCAGAAGGACATCGTGGCCGCCTCCGGCGCCAAGAAGTTCGGCATGGAGACCGTGCCGCCCCTGGTGACCCGGGCGGTGCTGGTGGACATGGTGGATTATTTCGGGCGCAACCTGGGCGACGCCGAGGAGATCAGCCTGAAGGACTTTGAGGCCTGCCTGGCCAAGCATAAGCTCACTATCCAACCCGGCGACGCGGTGCTGGTCAACACCGGCTGGATGCGCCTGCTGGGCAAGGAAGACAAGAGGTTCGCCTCCAGCAACCCCGGCATCAGCGAAGATGTCGCCTGGTATCTGGTGGGCAAGGGAGTGGTCGGCGTGGGCACCGACCAGTGGTGCACCGAGGTCTACCCCCACAAGGGATTCCCCAAGGACCTCTATAACGCGGCCTTCCTACCCGGCCACGTGGCTCTGCTGGGCAACGGCATCTACCAGTTCCAGAACCTGCGCCTGGCCGATCTGGCCGCGGCCTGCAAAAAGGACGGCAAGTACGCGTTCTTCTTCAATTTCACCCACCCCAAGATCAAGGGGACGGTGCAGGGCATCGGTCAGCCCATAGCCATCAAGTAG
- a CDS encoding carbon-nitrogen hydrolase family protein yields the protein MKRLLLALGLTLTLAASAGAGPVPDCCSPRYDAKVMQSYRQLMFKMSVYAAVPRPGQGVRLGIYQAQGAYGQGAVAKNLARLEEAVKQAAQRGVQLLSFPELYVNGYTMSRPEAHQEAQTVDGPIVTQCRAIAKKYNMTLLVPYAEKAKGPGGKTQYFDSVAVIGADGGLVVSYRKTHLWGRDERANWSFGQKLCPVFMVNGFPVSVLNCYECEFPELTRALALRGAKLVVGPTAADCYATQPDGKRSAIPYPDISRLLIPAYAYANNIFFAYSNHCGYESLQGVEWHYRGNSIICGPHGDVIVAAGHQQDTMLVADVVPAYYGASHPESNYLKDRRPELYKELVAPKVGFVPGGWVYPAYGSGKEVMPKGEKLPKGERPASK from the coding sequence ATGAAAAGGTTGTTACTGGCTCTGGGGCTGACCTTGACCCTGGCGGCATCGGCCGGGGCCGGCCCGGTGCCCGATTGCTGCTCGCCCCGCTACGACGCCAAGGTGATGCAGAGCTACCGCCAGCTCATGTTCAAGATGAGCGTGTACGCCGCCGTGCCCCGGCCGGGCCAGGGGGTGCGCCTGGGGATCTACCAGGCCCAGGGGGCCTACGGCCAGGGAGCCGTGGCCAAGAACCTGGCCCGCCTGGAAGAGGCGGTCAAGCAAGCGGCCCAGCGCGGGGTGCAGTTGCTCAGCTTCCCGGAGCTCTACGTCAACGGCTACACCATGAGCCGCCCCGAGGCCCACCAGGAGGCCCAGACCGTGGACGGCCCCATCGTCACCCAGTGCCGGGCCATAGCCAAGAAATACAACATGACCCTGTTGGTGCCCTACGCCGAAAAGGCCAAGGGCCCCGGCGGCAAGACGCAATACTTCGACAGCGTGGCGGTGATCGGGGCCGACGGCGGCCTGGTGGTCAGCTACCGCAAGACCCACCTATGGGGCCGGGACGAGCGGGCCAACTGGAGCTTCGGCCAAAAGCTCTGCCCGGTGTTCATGGTCAACGGCTTCCCGGTGAGCGTGCTCAACTGCTACGAGTGCGAGTTTCCCGAGCTGACCCGCGCCCTGGCCCTCCGGGGGGCCAAGCTGGTGGTGGGCCCCACCGCGGCCGACTGCTACGCCACCCAGCCGGACGGCAAGCGCAGCGCCATCCCCTACCCCGACATCTCCCGCTTGCTCATCCCGGCCTACGCCTACGCCAACAACATCTTCTTCGCCTACAGCAACCACTGCGGCTACGAGTCGCTCCAAGGGGTCGAGTGGCACTACCGGGGCAACTCCATCATCTGCGGGCCCCACGGCGACGTGATCGTGGCCGCGGGCCATCAGCAGGACACCATGCTGGTCGCCGACGTGGTCCCGGCCTATTACGGGGCCAGCCACCCGGAAAGCAACTACCTCAAGGACCGGCGGCCCGAGTTGTACAAGGAGTTGGTGGCCCCCAAGGTCGGCTTCGTGCCCGGCGGCTGGGTCTACCCCGCCTATGGCAGCGGCAAGGAAGTGATGCCCAAGGGGGAGAAGCTGCCCAAGGGCGAAAGGCCCGCGTCCAAATAG